A DNA window from Planctomycetota bacterium contains the following coding sequences:
- a CDS encoding beta-ketoacyl-[acyl-carrier-protein] synthase family protein: MAVSSNERRVAVTGVGVASPLGLGAGDFWAALTAGTIAVTKNERFDASGFPCQLAATTPPFKVNQYVPKHYRKAAKVMARDIELAVVAADDAVRSAGLETSGVTDNPTINPERFGCNIGAGLINADLEELAVAMDTARSDADPNKLDLSKWGADGMTKLTPLWLLKYLPNMLACHVTIIHGLMGPSNTITCADASSHLAIGEAYRTIQRGDADVCICGGAESKVNPMGTTRHTLLGRLNAESNDDPANAVRPFAQDAKGSVHGEGGGLLILEELEAAKTRGATIYAEVVGFGASQDATGLVDADPEGRAYGNAVANALREAEAAPGDVDVIVPHGVGYAPADASELAGLRRAFSDDLGKPAFCPIKGQTGALAAGSGQDAATAVLALHHQTAPPAINCDRAGLNTSNDARPMDAKIALTSVASLGGQNAALVFRKA; the protein is encoded by the coding sequence ATGGCTGTTTCATCGAACGAACGACGCGTGGCGGTGACAGGGGTTGGTGTGGCTTCGCCGCTCGGGCTTGGGGCTGGCGACTTTTGGGCCGCCCTCACCGCTGGCACGATCGCCGTCACGAAGAATGAGCGTTTCGATGCCTCCGGCTTTCCGTGCCAGCTCGCCGCGACGACGCCGCCGTTCAAGGTCAACCAGTACGTGCCCAAACACTACCGCAAGGCCGCGAAGGTCATGGCGCGGGACATCGAGTTGGCCGTGGTCGCGGCCGACGATGCGGTGCGTTCGGCGGGACTCGAAACCAGCGGCGTCACGGACAACCCCACCATCAACCCCGAACGCTTCGGCTGCAACATCGGCGCGGGCCTGATCAATGCCGACCTCGAGGAACTCGCGGTCGCAATGGACACCGCCCGATCCGATGCCGACCCGAACAAGCTCGACCTGAGCAAGTGGGGCGCCGACGGCATGACCAAGCTCACGCCGCTCTGGCTGCTCAAGTACCTGCCGAACATGCTGGCGTGCCACGTGACGATCATCCACGGGCTGATGGGGCCGAGCAACACGATCACCTGCGCGGACGCGAGCAGCCATCTCGCCATCGGCGAGGCATATCGCACGATCCAACGCGGCGACGCGGACGTTTGCATCTGCGGCGGTGCCGAGTCGAAGGTCAATCCGATGGGCACGACCCGACACACCCTGCTCGGCCGGCTCAACGCCGAGAGCAACGATGATCCGGCCAACGCCGTGCGCCCGTTCGCCCAGGACGCCAAAGGCAGTGTCCACGGCGAGGGCGGTGGCTTGCTGATCCTTGAAGAACTCGAAGCGGCCAAAACGCGTGGCGCGACGATCTACGCCGAAGTCGTCGGCTTCGGCGCGAGCCAGGACGCGACCGGCTTGGTTGACGCCGATCCGGAGGGACGGGCGTACGGCAACGCGGTGGCCAACGCGCTGCGTGAAGCCGAAGCCGCCCCGGGCGACGTGGACGTGATCGTTCCGCACGGTGTCGGCTACGCACCGGCTGACGCGTCGGAGTTGGCGGGTCTCCGCCGTGCGTTCAGCGATGATCTCGGCAAGCCGGCGTTTTGTCCGATCAAAGGGCAAACCGGCGCCCTCGCCGCCGGTAGCGGCCAGGACGCCGCCACCGCCGTTCTCGCGCTCCACCACCAAACCGCCCCGCCCGCGATCAACTGCGACCGCGCCGGCCTGAACACGTCCAACGACGCCCGCCCGATGGACGCCAAGATCGCGCTCACCAGCGTCGCCAGCCTCGGCGGGCAGAACGCGGCACTGGTGTTCCGCAAGGCATAA
- a CDS encoding NIL domain-containing protein yields MANGEIERRVWLTFPDQAAVERPLIWRMSREFSDVVFDIRQASVQAHIGIMAMLLKGETQRVAGAIEFLRSEGVQVDPIEKTVIEG; encoded by the coding sequence ATGGCCAACGGTGAGATCGAGCGGCGGGTTTGGTTGACGTTTCCGGATCAGGCGGCGGTGGAGCGGCCGTTGATTTGGCGGATGAGCCGGGAGTTCTCCGACGTGGTTTTCGACATCCGCCAAGCGAGCGTGCAGGCACACATCGGCATCATGGCGATGCTGCTCAAGGGAGAGACGCAGCGCGTTGCCGGGGCGATCGAGTTTCTTCGGAGCGAAGGCGTGCAGGTTGACCCGATCGAGAAGACGGTGATCGAGGGGTAG
- a CDS encoding beta-ketoacyl-[acyl-carrier-protein] synthase family protein, with the protein MHRVVITGMGWITPLGHDLESVWHQLLSGGSGIARTTLFEADTFPTQISAEVKNFDLADHLPEHAEHAGAGRNTRFALAACKQAWTQANFNGDLNNDRVGMYFASGEGSLDFGPYSTAVLTGYDTEARELDMAKWADVAFVAMSAMREIEQEPNLPLAHLAKLTGASGPAFNCLTACAASTQAIGEATEILRRGDADVMISGGAHSMIHPLGVTGFNRLTALSEKNENPPAASRPFSADRGGFVLGEGAGVVILETLEHAQARGATILAEVVGYGSTADAYRITDQHPDGTGAVIAMREALTDADLRPTDVRYINAHGTGTRENDGNETRAIKQVFGDDAYNIPVSSIKSMMGHLIAAAGAVELITCVLAMRDGKLPPTANLDADDPECDLDYVPNEARAADVPVAMSTGFGFGGQNDAVVIRRFTD; encoded by the coding sequence ATGCATCGCGTCGTCATTACCGGAATGGGCTGGATCACGCCGCTCGGGCACGATCTGGAGAGTGTCTGGCATCAGTTGCTCTCGGGCGGGTCGGGGATCGCGCGCACGACACTCTTCGAAGCCGACACGTTCCCGACGCAGATCTCGGCCGAAGTGAAGAACTTCGACCTCGCGGACCATCTGCCCGAACATGCCGAGCACGCCGGTGCCGGGCGAAACACGCGGTTTGCACTGGCCGCATGCAAGCAGGCGTGGACGCAAGCCAATTTTAACGGCGACCTGAACAACGACCGCGTGGGCATGTACTTCGCCAGCGGCGAAGGGTCGCTCGATTTCGGCCCCTATTCGACAGCCGTGCTCACCGGGTACGACACCGAAGCCCGGGAACTCGACATGGCCAAGTGGGCCGACGTCGCGTTTGTGGCCATGAGCGCCATGCGCGAGATCGAGCAGGAACCGAACCTGCCGCTGGCACACCTGGCCAAGCTCACCGGCGCGTCCGGTCCGGCGTTCAACTGCCTCACTGCCTGTGCCGCCTCGACCCAAGCGATCGGCGAGGCGACCGAAATCCTGCGCCGCGGAGACGCCGACGTGATGATCTCGGGCGGTGCTCACTCCATGATCCACCCGCTGGGCGTGACCGGCTTCAATCGGCTGACCGCCCTCTCGGAGAAGAACGAAAACCCGCCGGCCGCGAGCCGACCGTTCTCCGCCGACCGGGGCGGCTTCGTGCTGGGCGAAGGCGCGGGCGTGGTCATTCTCGAAACCCTCGAGCACGCCCAGGCCCGTGGCGCGACGATCCTCGCCGAGGTCGTCGGCTACGGCAGCACCGCCGACGCCTACCGCATCACCGACCAGCACCCCGACGGCACCGGCGCGGTCATCGCCATGCGCGAGGCCCTCACCGACGCGGACCTCCGGCCGACCGACGTCCGCTACATCAATGCCCATGGCACCGGCACCCGCGAGAACGACGGCAACGAAACCCGTGCGATCAAGCAAGTCTTCGGCGACGACGCGTACAACATCCCGGTCAGCAGCATCAAGAGCATGATGGGCCACCTCATCGCCGCCGCCGGCGCGGTCGAGTTGATCACCTGTGTCCTGGCGATGCGCGACGGCAAGCTCCCGCCCACGGCCAACCTCGACGCCGACGATCCCGAGTGCGACCTCGACTACGTGCCCAACGAGGCCCGTGCCGCCGACGTTCCCGTCGCCATGAGCACCGGCTTCGGCTTCGGTGGCCAGAACGACGCGGTCG
- a CDS encoding MoaD/ThiS family protein, with translation MPKVRIPSPLRQYTDGADVIEINGTTVGEVLTTLTSNASGIETRLFKQVPTAESEGQLNRFVNIYVNDEDIRFMDDLKTPVKDSDEVSIVPAIAGGAE, from the coding sequence ATGCCCAAAGTTCGCATCCCCTCTCCGCTGCGCCAGTACACCGATGGTGCCGATGTCATCGAAATCAACGGCACCACCGTTGGCGAAGTGTTGACCACACTCACTTCCAACGCCTCGGGCATCGAAACCCGACTCTTCAAGCAAGTTCCCACCGCCGAGTCCGAAGGCCAGCTCAACCGCTTCGTCAACATCTACGTCAACGACGAGGACATCCGCTTCATGGACGATCTCAAAACACCCGTGAAGGACAGCGACGAAGTCAGCATCGTCCCCGCGATCGCGGGGGGAGCGGAGTAG